In Serinicoccus marinus DSM 15273, the genomic stretch CGCGCGTCCTGGACCCCGGTCCTCACCGACGGTGACGAGGCCCGGGAGCTGGCCGCCCACCTCGGTGCCTGGGGCGACCTGCTCTGCACGCTCGCCGGGCTGCCGCCGCTGCCCGACGGCGTGGTGGCCCTCACCGGGGTCCGCCGCGACCGATGAGCCCCGACCTCACCGACGAGGACCCCAGCGGCGACTACGACCGCCTGGAGACCCCGCTCGAGGGGATCCCTGCGGTGGTGGACACCGCCGAGGGGCTGCGGCAGCTGATCACCGCCCTGGGGCGGGGGAGGGGTCGGTCGCCGTGGACGCGGAGCGGGCCTCCGGTTACCGCTACGGGCAGAGGGCCTACCTCATCCAGCTGCGCCGGGAGGGGACCGGCACCTGGCTCGTCGACCCCATTGCCTTCGACGACCTCACGGCGGTCGACGGGGCGCTCGCAGGGACGGAGTGGGTGCTGCACGCGGCCACCCAGGACATCCCGTGCCTGGCGGAGGTCGGGATGCGCCCGCGGGCGCTCTTCGACACCGAGCTCGGGGCGCGGCTCGCCGGGCTGCCGCGGGTCGGGCTGTCCGCCGTGCTGGAGTACTACCTCGGCGTGACCCTGGCCAAGGAGCACTCGGCCGTCGACTGGTCCACCCGGCCGTTGCCCGAGCCGTGGTTGCGCTACGCGGCCCTCGACGTCGAGCTGCTGGTCGAGCTCCGTGACCGGATGGAGCGCGACCTGCGCGAGCAGGGCAAGCTGGACTGGGCGGAGCAGGAGTTCGCCGCGCTGTGCGACTTCACCGGGCCGCCCGGGCCGGACGAGCCGGACGCCTGGCGTCGGACCACGGGGGCGCAGCGGCTGCGCCGACCGCGGTCGCTGGCGGCGCTGCGCGAGCTGTGGACGACCCGGGACGCCCTCGCCCGGGAGCGCGACGTGCCCCCGGGGCGGGTGCTGCCCGACGGCACCCTCATCGACCTGGCCCACCGGATGCCGACGCAGGCCGCCGCCCTCGCCTCCGGTCGCAAGGAGTCCTCGCGGACCCGGCAGCGACGTGCGGAGCAGGGCTTGCTGCGTCACCAGCGTGCCTGGCTGGGCGCGCTCGAGGCCGCCGCCGCCCTACCCGACGACGCCCTGCCCGA encodes the following:
- a CDS encoding HRDC domain-containing protein, which produces MDAERASGYRYGQRAYLIQLRREGTGTWLVDPIAFDDLTAVDGALAGTEWVLHAATQDIPCLAEVGMRPRALFDTELGARLAGLPRVGLSAVLEYYLGVTLAKEHSAVDWSTRPLPEPWLRYAALDVELLVELRDRMERDLREQGKLDWAEQEFAALCDFTGPPGPDEPDAWRRTTGAQRLRRPRSLAALRELWTTRDALARERDVPPGRVLPDGTLIDLAHRMPTQAAALASGRKESSRTRQRRAEQGLLRHQRAWLGALEAAAALPDDALPEPPRRGDSPPPPRAWAEREPAAAERLTQVRADLSDLSERLEIPVENLMTPDVVRRILWKPPAEMGDESGDGDAADAVDRAAAELGARPWQRQLVVPILLAALEAHPS